One genomic segment of Clostridium saccharoperbutylacetonicum N1-4(HMT) includes these proteins:
- a CDS encoding xanthine dehydrogenase family protein molybdopterin-binding subunit: MAETNGIGVSIPRKEAFDKVTGKAKYTDDLIQTGILHAKILTSRYAHAKIKSIDISEAQKALGVQAVITGDYCPVLCGTMIEDRPPIAIDKVRYYGEPVAVVVANSEQNAMKALKLIKVEYEPLTVINSVSDAVKADAVLIHEKLSSYKHAVQEVYPEENTNISHRIKIRKGDLRKGWEESEVAVCEKFSLPQSDHAAMETRSAKAEIMPDGRVIIYTSSQAPYSVKKLLSKYYNIPEGNIIVKVPFVGGGFGGKAPMQLEIIAYLAAKAVNGKTVKIANSREEDIKTSPCKIGVEANLKLGATKDGIITVLEANYMVDGGAYADIGPRMAKAVAVDCSGPYNIDNIWCDSICVYTNHTYATSYRGFGHAEYTFCMERMMDRLAKKLNMDPLELRIKNAIIPGQYTPTQVKTSESNIGSLLGCINKLKELAKWDEGQITKTEEGMIKAKGIGCFWKTSNSPTNAVSGVLITFNTDGSINLNSGAVEIGQGTKTTLAQILAEKLKMDVGKIHLFMGVDTQVSPEHWKTVASMTTFMAGRAVIRAAEDLIRQLKSLAATIMKSPPEDLEVENEKVYLKQNPEIYVSFKDLVRGHQEANGLAVEGQILGRGSYIMSHITGLDKESGKGKPGPAWTVGVQGVEIEYDPKTYTYRLIKAITVIDAGKLINPKTSRGLVMGGINMGFGLATREVFIYDSNAILQNTTFRTYKPMRFGENPEYIIDFIETPQIDAPFGARGFAEHGIIAIPAAFANAISIAAEHEFNSLPITPEVIWKAKTGGKYDTL, from the coding sequence TTGGCTGAAACAAATGGAATTGGGGTAAGTATACCTAGAAAGGAAGCCTTTGATAAAGTAACAGGAAAGGCAAAGTATACAGATGATTTGATTCAGACTGGAATATTACATGCAAAAATACTTACGAGTCGATATGCTCATGCAAAAATTAAATCAATAGATATATCAGAAGCTCAGAAAGCATTAGGTGTTCAAGCTGTAATTACAGGGGACTATTGTCCAGTACTTTGTGGAACAATGATAGAGGATAGACCTCCAATAGCAATCGATAAGGTTCGTTATTATGGTGAACCAGTTGCAGTAGTAGTTGCAAATAGTGAACAGAATGCAATGAAGGCTTTAAAATTAATAAAAGTAGAATATGAACCATTAACTGTTATTAACTCAGTGAGTGATGCAGTAAAAGCAGATGCTGTTCTTATTCATGAAAAGTTAAGCAGTTATAAACATGCAGTTCAGGAAGTGTACCCAGAAGAAAATACAAATATTTCTCATAGAATAAAAATAAGAAAAGGGGACTTAAGAAAAGGATGGGAAGAAAGTGAAGTTGCAGTGTGTGAAAAATTTTCACTTCCACAATCAGATCATGCAGCAATGGAAACCAGAAGTGCTAAAGCAGAAATTATGCCAGATGGAAGAGTTATAATTTACACTTCTTCACAAGCTCCTTATTCAGTAAAAAAATTATTGAGTAAATATTATAATATCCCAGAAGGAAATATAATTGTTAAAGTTCCATTTGTAGGAGGAGGTTTTGGAGGCAAAGCTCCAATGCAGTTGGAGATAATAGCATATCTTGCAGCAAAGGCCGTTAATGGAAAAACTGTAAAAATAGCAAATTCAAGAGAAGAAGATATAAAAACTTCACCCTGCAAAATAGGAGTTGAAGCAAATTTAAAATTAGGTGCCACAAAAGATGGAATTATTACAGTTCTTGAAGCAAATTATATGGTTGATGGAGGAGCTTATGCGGATATTGGGCCACGTATGGCTAAAGCTGTAGCTGTAGATTGTTCAGGTCCATATAATATTGATAATATATGGTGTGATTCAATATGTGTATATACAAATCATACCTATGCTACTTCTTATCGTGGTTTTGGTCATGCAGAATATACTTTTTGCATGGAGAGAATGATGGATAGATTAGCAAAGAAACTTAATATGGATCCATTAGAGTTGAGAATTAAAAATGCCATAATACCTGGTCAATATACTCCGACGCAAGTAAAGACAAGTGAAAGTAACATAGGAAGTTTATTAGGTTGCATTAATAAATTAAAGGAACTAGCTAAATGGGATGAAGGTCAAATAACAAAAACAGAAGAAGGAATGATTAAAGCGAAGGGGATAGGCTGCTTTTGGAAAACATCTAATTCACCTACTAATGCTGTATCTGGAGTTTTAATTACATTTAATACAGATGGAAGTATAAATCTTAATAGTGGAGCAGTTGAAATTGGTCAAGGAACTAAAACGACATTAGCACAGATTCTTGCTGAAAAATTGAAAATGGATGTAGGCAAAATTCATTTATTTATGGGAGTAGATACTCAAGTTTCTCCAGAACATTGGAAAACTGTTGCAAGTATGACCACATTTATGGCAGGAAGAGCAGTAATAAGAGCAGCAGAAGATCTTATAAGGCAATTAAAAAGTTTGGCTGCTACTATTATGAAATCTCCACCTGAAGATTTGGAAGTTGAAAATGAAAAGGTCTATTTAAAGCAAAATCCAGAGATATATGTTTCATTTAAAGATTTAGTTAGAGGACATCAAGAAGCAAATGGCCTTGCTGTGGAAGGACAGATACTTGGACGTGGCAGTTATATAATGAGTCATATCACTGGTTTAGATAAGGAAAGTGGAAAAGGCAAACCAGGACCAGCTTGGACTGTAGGAGTTCAGGGAGTTGAAATTGAATATGATCCTAAAACTTATACCTATAGACTTATAAAAGCAATTACTGTTATAGATGCGGGTAAATTGATTAATCCAAAGACTTCAAGAGGATTAGTAATGGGAGGAATAAATATGGGATTTGGGTTAGCCACTAGAGAAGTTTTTATATATGATAGCAATGCTATACTTCAAAATACAACTTTTCGTACATATAAGCCAATGAGATTTGGTGAAAATCCAGAATATATAATTGATTTTATTGAAACACCACAAATTGATGCGCCATTTGGAGCACGTGGATTTGCTGAACATGGCATAATAGCAATACCAGCAGCATTTGCAAATGCAATTTCCATTGCAGCAGAACATGAATTTAATAGTTTACCTATAACTCCAGAAGTCATTTGGAAGGCTAAGACAGGAGGAAAATATGATACCCTTTGA
- a CDS encoding FAD binding domain-containing protein, which yields MIPFDFEYYKPETVEETVNLYKELNNKGKKPLYYGGGTEIISMARAYNIYTEAVIDIKGIAECNVMELDENKLIIGAAVTLTQIAEANLFPLLSLTVKRIADHTIQDKITLGGNIAGTIIYRESVLPLLICNSQVVIAGLSGRKQVAFKDIFDKRIKIDPGEFIVKVIVEDKYLNLEHLHVKRTKNDKIDYPLITLAAIKDDEKINIAFSGVCDYPFRSSVIENYLNDKSLSVNERINNIICNMPVLILNDLSGSAEYRKFMLQKMLLEVLEKMEED from the coding sequence ATGATACCCTTTGATTTTGAATATTATAAACCAGAAACGGTAGAAGAGACTGTTAATCTTTATAAAGAATTAAATAATAAAGGAAAGAAACCATTATATTATGGTGGCGGCACAGAGATAATAAGTATGGCAAGAGCTTATAACATATATACAGAAGCAGTAATTGATATAAAAGGCATTGCGGAATGTAATGTTATGGAGTTAGATGAAAATAAACTTATTATAGGAGCTGCCGTCACTCTTACTCAAATAGCAGAAGCAAATTTATTTCCTTTGCTTAGTCTAACGGTTAAAAGAATTGCAGATCATACAATTCAAGATAAAATTACTCTTGGAGGAAATATAGCAGGTACAATTATATATAGGGAATCTGTACTTCCACTTTTAATCTGTAACAGTCAGGTAGTTATAGCAGGACTAAGTGGTAGAAAGCAAGTTGCGTTTAAAGATATATTTGATAAAAGAATAAAGATAGATCCAGGGGAATTTATCGTAAAGGTAATAGTAGAAGACAAGTACCTTAATTTAGAGCATTTACATGTAAAAAGAACTAAAAATGATAAGATTGATTATCCATTAATAACCCTTGCAGCAATTAAAGATGATGAGAAAATAAATATAGCTTTTAGTGGAGTTTGTGATTATCCATTTAGATCTTCTGTAATTGAAAATTATTTGAATGATAAAAGTTTATCTGTGAATGAAAGAATTAATAATATTATCTGTAATATGCCAGTCTTAATACTAAATGATTTATCTGGTTCAGCTGAATATAGAAAATTTATGCTTCAAAAAATGCTTTTAGAAGTATTAGAGAAAATGGAGGAAGATTAA
- a CDS encoding (2Fe-2S)-binding protein translates to MVNILGKTIMTLNINGENKEVAAKPSDILLNTLRNELGLTGAKPSCENGDCGSCTILVDGWPIKSCLMLTVEAIGKKIMTVEGLEDAPIQKAFVEKWGFQCGYCTSGFLMVCHALANIHPDANDYVIQEWLQSNICRCTGYEEIKNAIKSIM, encoded by the coding sequence GTGGTTAATATTCTAGGTAAAACTATAATGACGTTGAATATAAATGGAGAAAATAAGGAAGTTGCAGCAAAACCATCAGATATATTGCTAAATACTCTTAGGAATGAATTAGGACTTACAGGGGCTAAACCAAGCTGTGAAAATGGAGATTGTGGTTCGTGCACTATTCTCGTTGATGGATGGCCAATAAAGTCATGTTTAATGCTTACGGTGGAGGCAATTGGGAAAAAAATAATGACAGTTGAAGGGTTAGAAGATGCTCCAATACAAAAGGCCTTTGTAGAAAAATGGGGATTTCAATGTGGGTATTGTACCTCAGGCTTTTTAATGGTCTGTCATGCTTTAGCTAATATACATCCAGATGCAAATGATTATGTAATACAAGAATGGCTCCAATCGAATATTTGTAGATGTACTGGTTATGAAGAAATAAAAAATGCAATTAAATCAATCATGTAA
- a CDS encoding DUF1858 domain-containing protein, with translation MITKDLTIGEILRIKEDAAQILMSFGMGCVGCPSSQAETIEDASQVHGLNLEDLLVALNK, from the coding sequence ATGATAACTAAAGACTTAACAATTGGAGAAATATTAAGAATAAAGGAAGATGCAGCTCAAATCTTAATGAGTTTTGGAATGGGATGTGTTGGATGCCCTTCTTCTCAAGCAGAAACAATTGAAGATGCTTCACAAGTACATGGATTAAATTTAGAAGACTTATTAGTTGCACTAAATAAATAA
- a CDS encoding SagB/ThcOx family dehydrogenase has translation MGRYEEQRKFLKSNFNEFKNIKTDKMKGISQPDATKPYDKLCEVVALPQVNMEVLKNPNIYKCIAERRSTRFYSDEAMSIEELSYLLWATQGITGTNKVGLILRTVPCSGATHSFETYLFIMNVEGIKKGVYRYDPIEHRLLFIFESEGIDSKIDAITLDQPFVPNFAKKAAVIFAWSTTPYRSEWKFDITAHKKILIDIGHVCQNLYLASESVGAGTCAIGIYDQKMIDELLELDGDEEFVIYLAAVGKKLK, from the coding sequence ATGGGAAGGTACGAAGAGCAGAGAAAATTTCTAAAATCTAACTTTAATGAATTTAAGAACATAAAAACAGATAAAATGAAAGGAATATCACAACCAGATGCTACAAAGCCATATGATAAATTGTGTGAAGTTGTTGCTTTACCACAAGTAAATATGGAGGTTTTAAAAAATCCAAATATCTACAAATGTATTGCTGAAAGAAGAAGTACGAGATTTTATTCTGATGAAGCTATGAGTATTGAAGAATTATCATATTTATTATGGGCAACTCAAGGAATTACTGGTACAAATAAAGTAGGACTTATTTTAAGAACAGTTCCATGTAGCGGTGCTACACATTCTTTTGAAACATATTTATTCATTATGAATGTAGAAGGAATAAAAAAAGGAGTATATAGATATGATCCAATAGAGCACAGACTTTTATTTATATTTGAATCAGAAGGAATAGATTCTAAAATAGATGCAATCACTCTTGACCAACCTTTTGTGCCTAATTTTGCTAAAAAAGCAGCAGTTATATTTGCATGGAGCACAACACCATATCGTTCTGAGTGGAAATTTGATATTACGGCTCATAAAAAAATTCTAATAGATATAGGACATGTATGTCAAAATCTTTATCTAGCAAGTGAATCTGTTGGTGCTGGAACTTGTGCTATAGGTATATATGATCAAAAAATGATAGATGAACTTTTAGAGCTTGATGGCGATGAAGAGTTTGTTATATATCTTGCTGCAGTAGGGAAAAAATTAAAATAA
- the hcp gene encoding hydroxylamine reductase → MSMFCYQCQETAGCKGCTKVGVCGKDENVAKAQDLLIYVTKGLAIVSNEGRKVGVKDSKVDKFIVENLFTTITNANFDRDSILDRVKETLNIREVLKAKVISSGGKVGEVKLTGGFFKKMFGMQTTEMIMPEAAAWTADNTIEFDAKAEKVGVLATENEDIRSLRELITYGLKGLSAYMKHAMNLKYDNDEVHAFMAKALAATIDDTLTVDNLVALALEAGKFGVDGMALLDKANTETYGHPEITTVDIGVRTNPGILISGHDLKDLEMLLEQTKGTGVDVYTHGEMLAGQYYPKFKKYEHFAGNYGNAWWKQKEEFEKFNGPIVMTTNCIVIPKDSYKNRLFTTGATGMPGCAHIEAKADGTKDFSKVIEMAKKCKAPTEIEKGQIVGGFAHNQVLALADKVVDAVKTGAIKRFFVMAGCDGRAKSRDYYTEFAQKLPMDTVILTAGCAKYKYNKLNLGDIGGIPRVLDAGQCNDSYSLVVIALKLQEVFGLKSVNELPISYNIAWYEQKAVIVLLSLLHLGVKNIHLGPTLPAFLSANVAKVLVDNFGIGGITNVEDDMKMFMEA, encoded by the coding sequence ATGTCAATGTTTTGTTATCAATGTCAAGAAACAGCTGGATGTAAGGGCTGTACTAAGGTAGGGGTTTGCGGTAAAGATGAAAATGTAGCAAAAGCTCAAGATTTATTAATATATGTAACTAAAGGATTAGCTATTGTAAGCAATGAAGGAAGAAAAGTTGGAGTTAAAGATAGTAAAGTTGATAAATTTATAGTAGAAAATTTATTTACAACAATTACAAATGCTAATTTTGATAGAGATTCTATTTTAGACAGAGTAAAAGAAACTTTAAATATAAGAGAAGTTTTAAAAGCTAAAGTAATTAGTTCTGGTGGAAAAGTTGGAGAAGTAAAATTAACTGGTGGTTTCTTCAAGAAGATGTTTGGAATGCAGACTACTGAAATGATTATGCCAGAAGCAGCAGCTTGGACAGCTGATAATACCATAGAATTTGATGCAAAAGCTGAAAAAGTTGGTGTGCTTGCAACAGAAAATGAAGATATACGAAGCTTAAGAGAACTTATCACTTACGGATTAAAGGGATTATCTGCTTATATGAAGCATGCAATGAATTTAAAATATGATAATGATGAAGTTCATGCATTTATGGCAAAAGCCTTAGCAGCTACAATAGATGATACTTTAACTGTTGATAATTTAGTAGCGTTAGCTTTAGAAGCTGGTAAGTTTGGTGTAGATGGTATGGCATTACTTGATAAAGCTAATACTGAAACTTATGGACATCCTGAAATAACAACTGTTGATATTGGTGTTAGAACTAACCCAGGAATATTAATTTCAGGACATGATTTAAAAGATTTAGAAATGTTACTTGAGCAAACAAAAGGAACAGGGGTAGATGTTTATACTCATGGTGAAATGCTTGCAGGACAATATTATCCAAAATTTAAGAAGTACGAACATTTTGCAGGAAACTATGGAAATGCATGGTGGAAACAAAAAGAAGAATTTGAAAAATTCAATGGACCAATTGTTATGACTACAAATTGTATAGTTATACCAAAGGATTCTTACAAAAATAGATTATTTACAACAGGTGCTACAGGAATGCCAGGATGTGCTCATATAGAAGCTAAAGCAGATGGAACAAAAGATTTCTCTAAAGTTATAGAAATGGCTAAGAAGTGCAAGGCACCTACAGAGATTGAAAAAGGACAAATAGTTGGTGGATTTGCTCACAATCAAGTATTAGCTTTAGCTGATAAAGTTGTAGATGCTGTTAAAACTGGTGCTATAAAGAGATTCTTTGTAATGGCAGGTTGCGATGGAAGAGCAAAATCAAGAGATTACTACACAGAATTTGCACAAAAGTTACCAATGGATACAGTTATATTAACAGCAGGTTGTGCAAAATATAAATATAATAAATTAAACTTAGGTGATATTGGAGGAATTCCAAGAGTATTAGATGCAGGACAATGTAATGATTCATATTCATTAGTTGTTATAGCACTTAAGCTTCAAGAAGTATTTGGATTAAAGAGTGTTAATGAATTACCTATATCATACAACATAGCTTGGTATGAACAAAAAGCTGTAATAGTATTATTATCATTATTACACTTAGGAGTTAAGAACATTCACTTAGGGCCAACACTTCCAGCCTTCCTTTCAGCAAATGTAGCTAAAGTATTAGTTGATAACTTTGGAATTGGTGGAATCACTAATGTAGAAGATGACATGAAAATGTTCATGGAAGCATAA
- a CDS encoding DUF2249 domain-containing protein, with protein MSNFAATVDVRIYEPKDKRTTILKTFENINIGETMELVNDHDPRPLYDHFNVRFPNKFEWNYLEQGPELWRIGITKK; from the coding sequence ATGTCTAATTTTGCAGCAACTGTAGATGTTAGAATATACGAACCAAAAGATAAAAGAACTACTATTTTAAAAACTTTTGAAAATATAAATATTGGTGAGACAATGGAATTGGTAAATGATCATGACCCACGTCCACTTTATGATCATTTTAATGTAAGGTTTCCAAATAAATTTGAGTGGAATTATTTAGAGCAGGGTCCTGAACTTTGGAGGATTGGAATCACGAAGAAATAA